A single genomic interval of Chitinophaga sp. 180180018-3 harbors:
- a CDS encoding efflux RND transporter periplasmic adaptor subunit — protein MKKMNNIVLISAASILGFTACKGPGKQGPPVMPPTPVNITEAGVAPAVYYDKYPATVVALNQVELRSQVSGFITGIFFKEGEVVQKGKPLYEIDRRKYEAAYLQAQANVASAKASYERAKKDDDRYQRLAEQDAVARQILDNAKATLETSRGQLAAAEASLASVRTDLDYSLIKAPFTGRIGISQVKLGAQVSPGTTLLNTISSEDPIGVDFVINENEISRYADMQGKTNGNDPTFRLQLSDGTEYVHTGKILAIDRGVDNQTATIRVRIEFSNPNDKLKAGMSCVLRVLNAQSGERLIIPYKAVSEQMGEYFVFVAKDSVAAQQKVHLGPKLGDKIVIMDGIQAGDKVITEGFQRLRDGGKIKIGIPAAPQGAPAK, from the coding sequence ATGAAAAAAATGAACAACATTGTCTTAATCAGCGCTGCCAGCATACTGGGCTTCACTGCCTGTAAGGGTCCGGGTAAACAAGGTCCGCCTGTTATGCCCCCTACACCGGTAAACATTACGGAGGCAGGCGTAGCACCGGCCGTTTATTATGATAAATATCCTGCAACGGTAGTGGCGTTGAACCAGGTGGAACTGCGTTCCCAGGTGTCTGGTTTTATCACCGGAATTTTCTTTAAAGAAGGTGAAGTGGTGCAGAAAGGCAAACCCCTGTACGAGATAGACCGTCGTAAATATGAAGCGGCCTATCTGCAGGCGCAGGCAAATGTAGCCAGCGCGAAAGCTTCCTATGAAAGAGCAAAGAAAGACGACGACCGTTACCAGCGTCTGGCCGAGCAGGATGCGGTGGCGCGCCAGATACTGGACAATGCTAAAGCTACCCTCGAAACATCCCGTGGACAGCTGGCTGCAGCGGAAGCCAGTCTCGCTTCTGTACGCACCGATCTGGATTACTCCCTTATCAAAGCGCCGTTTACAGGCCGCATCGGTATCTCCCAGGTAAAACTGGGTGCACAGGTAAGCCCCGGAACCACCCTGCTGAATACCATCTCCAGCGAAGATCCGATAGGAGTGGATTTTGTGATCAATGAAAATGAAATATCCCGCTATGCCGACATGCAGGGGAAAACTAACGGAAACGACCCTACGTTCCGGCTTCAGTTGTCGGATGGTACGGAGTATGTACATACCGGAAAGATCCTGGCGATAGACCGTGGTGTGGATAACCAGACAGCTACCATCCGCGTGCGTATTGAATTCAGCAATCCGAACGATAAACTGAAAGCGGGGATGAGCTGCGTATTACGTGTACTCAATGCACAATCAGGCGAGCGCCTTATTATTCCTTACAAAGCAGTATCTGAGCAGATGGGCGAATACTTCGTATTTGTAGCGAAAGACTCCGTAGCAGCTCAGCAGAAAGTACATCTCGGCCCTAAACTGGGCGATAAGATAGTGATCATGGACGGCATACAGGCCGGCGACAAGGTGATTACTGAAGGCTTCCAGCGCCTGCGCGACGGAGGCAAGATAAAGATAGGAATACCAGCCGCTCCTCAGGGCGCGCCTGCGAAGTAA
- a CDS encoding multidrug efflux RND transporter permease subunit — protein MIADTFIKRPVTAIVISIVLVLVGILAMMNLAVGQYPEISPPTVQVTGTYIGADAQTVEQTVATPVEVQVNGTPGMTYINTNNTSSGQMSMTVNFEVGTDINIAALDVQNRVGIAQPTLPQEVQRLGLTVRKRNPSILMLVALYSPKGTHDITFLDNYTNVFVKDALLRAKGVGDIFTRADDFSMRIWLKPDKLAEMGVTADDIRAALAEQNAQITAGTVGAPPQQTGQTFEYNIFTKGRLSTPEEFGNVVVKTRPSDGSLVYLKDVARVQLGKFNYAGNNYVDGKRAAYLLVYQAPGSNALETAANVTAAMEELKKQFPKDVEYVVPFESVSVVKVSIEEVVHTLVEALILVVIVVFLFLQSWRATLIPVLAIPVSIIATFIFFIPLGFTINTLTLFGFVLAIGIVVDDAIVVVEAVQHNIDHEKMTPRDATAQAMKEISGPVIAIALILAAVFVPVGFIPGIVGRLYQQFAITIAISVMISAFVALSLTPALCILLLRPMHLDKDSKGLNKFFYKFNRWFGHTTSRYSVGVKKSIRFSRFVIVLLLCVFVGTIMLFKGKPTGFIPTEDEGRLIITFDLPESSSTERTVEVMSRMMKDLDSMPGINHYAALGGLNAVNFATKSNSATIFCSLKPWDERKPDSLQIFGMVAAVTKKLSKYKEANVVVIPPPAIPGLGQTAGFSFVLQQKGAGEIKAFEGVLQNFLAAANKRPEIAKAFSFFTARTPGYQLDIDREKAKKMGVKISDIASALQTYMGSAYINDFTIYGRNFRVVTQADSTYRGDIRNLNQLFVRNSTGSMVPLSALTSHHVIETAPVIAHYNLFRSAEVNGNPAPGYSSGDAIKALREVAAQTLPEGYGYEFSGLSREEILSGSKTVYIFALSIIFVFLFLAALYESWSVPFSVLLAVPIGAFGAITVLTFLPKLSNNVYAQIGLITLIGLSAKNAILIVEFAKERVDRGMDLITAAVEAAKLRLRPIIMTSMAFLLGILPLVFSSGAGAEARKTMGWTVLGGMFTATFLAIFIVPVLYVVITRLAYGKEKLRRMKEQYQSVPEHDVQGRV, from the coding sequence ATGATTGCAGATACTTTTATAAAACGACCCGTAACAGCGATAGTAATTTCTATCGTGCTGGTACTGGTGGGAATACTGGCGATGATGAACCTGGCAGTAGGCCAGTATCCGGAGATCTCGCCCCCCACCGTACAGGTAACCGGTACTTATATTGGTGCAGATGCACAAACGGTAGAGCAAACAGTAGCTACGCCGGTGGAAGTGCAGGTGAATGGTACGCCCGGTATGACATATATCAATACCAACAATACCAGCAGCGGTCAGATGAGTATGACGGTGAACTTTGAAGTAGGTACCGACATCAACATCGCTGCGCTGGACGTACAGAACCGCGTAGGTATTGCACAACCTACATTGCCGCAGGAAGTACAGCGTTTAGGCCTTACCGTTAGAAAGCGTAACCCCAGTATCCTCATGCTGGTGGCACTGTACTCACCCAAAGGCACACACGACATTACCTTTCTCGATAACTACACCAACGTATTCGTAAAAGATGCCTTGTTACGTGCGAAAGGTGTGGGAGATATATTCACCCGTGCGGATGATTTCAGTATGCGTATCTGGCTCAAACCGGATAAACTTGCTGAAATGGGCGTAACTGCCGACGATATACGCGCCGCGCTTGCAGAGCAGAATGCCCAGATCACAGCGGGTACCGTGGGTGCGCCCCCTCAGCAAACCGGACAAACTTTTGAATACAACATCTTCACCAAAGGCCGTTTATCCACACCCGAAGAATTCGGCAATGTAGTGGTGAAAACCCGTCCATCTGATGGATCATTGGTATATCTGAAGGATGTAGCCCGCGTGCAGCTTGGCAAATTCAACTACGCCGGTAACAACTATGTAGATGGTAAACGTGCTGCTTACCTGCTGGTGTACCAGGCTCCGGGTAGTAATGCACTGGAAACAGCTGCCAATGTAACAGCTGCCATGGAGGAGCTGAAAAAGCAGTTCCCGAAAGATGTGGAATACGTTGTACCATTCGAATCTGTATCAGTAGTAAAGGTATCGATCGAAGAAGTGGTACACACGCTGGTGGAAGCCCTGATCCTGGTGGTGATAGTGGTGTTCCTCTTCCTGCAAAGCTGGAGGGCCACCCTGATTCCGGTACTGGCTATTCCTGTATCGATCATCGCCACATTCATTTTCTTCATTCCACTTGGGTTCACCATCAATACCCTGACCCTGTTCGGTTTCGTACTGGCCATTGGTATAGTAGTGGATGATGCCATTGTGGTGGTGGAAGCGGTGCAGCATAACATCGACCACGAGAAGATGACACCACGGGATGCCACCGCACAGGCGATGAAAGAAATATCCGGTCCGGTAATTGCCATCGCGCTGATTCTGGCAGCGGTATTTGTGCCGGTAGGTTTTATCCCCGGTATCGTAGGACGCTTGTATCAGCAGTTTGCGATCACCATTGCCATCTCCGTGATGATCTCCGCTTTCGTGGCACTGTCGCTGACGCCGGCCCTGTGTATACTGCTGCTGCGTCCGATGCACCTCGATAAAGACTCCAAAGGACTGAATAAATTCTTCTATAAATTCAACCGTTGGTTCGGACATACCACTTCCCGTTATTCCGTAGGCGTAAAGAAGAGTATCCGCTTTTCACGTTTCGTGATCGTGCTGCTGCTCTGCGTTTTCGTAGGTACCATCATGTTGTTCAAGGGGAAGCCAACAGGCTTCATCCCTACAGAAGATGAAGGCCGTTTGATCATTACGTTCGACCTGCCGGAATCTTCTTCCACTGAGCGTACGGTGGAGGTGATGTCCAGGATGATGAAGGATCTCGACAGTATGCCGGGTATCAATCACTATGCTGCACTTGGCGGATTGAATGCAGTGAACTTTGCCACCAAATCCAACAGTGCCACCATCTTCTGTTCACTGAAGCCCTGGGATGAGCGTAAGCCCGATTCCCTTCAGATCTTTGGTATGGTAGCGGCGGTAACGAAAAAGCTGAGTAAGTACAAAGAAGCAAATGTGGTGGTAATTCCGCCTCCGGCCATTCCGGGTCTGGGGCAAACAGCCGGTTTCTCTTTTGTACTGCAACAGAAAGGTGCAGGCGAGATCAAAGCATTCGAAGGCGTGTTGCAGAACTTCCTCGCAGCCGCCAACAAACGCCCTGAAATCGCAAAGGCATTCTCCTTCTTCACAGCCCGTACGCCTGGCTACCAGCTGGATATAGACCGTGAGAAAGCGAAGAAGATGGGCGTGAAGATCTCTGATATTGCCTCTGCCCTGCAAACTTACATGGGTAGTGCTTATATCAACGACTTCACCATCTACGGCCGTAACTTCCGTGTGGTAACCCAGGCGGATTCTACTTACCGTGGCGATATCAGGAACCTGAACCAGTTGTTTGTTCGTAACAGCACCGGTTCTATGGTGCCATTGAGCGCACTTACTTCGCACCATGTGATAGAAACGGCACCGGTAATTGCACACTATAACCTGTTCCGCTCTGCGGAGGTGAACGGAAACCCGGCGCCGGGTTACAGTAGCGGTGATGCTATCAAAGCATTGCGCGAAGTAGCCGCACAAACGCTGCCGGAAGGCTATGGTTATGAATTTTCCGGCCTGAGCCGTGAGGAAATATTATCAGGTTCCAAGACGGTATACATCTTCGCGCTATCTATCATCTTTGTATTCCTGTTCCTCGCCGCATTATACGAAAGCTGGTCAGTGCCATTCTCCGTGCTGCTGGCAGTACCCATCGGCGCTTTCGGCGCTATCACGGTATTGACCTTCCTGCCTAAGCTGAGCAATAACGTATATGCACAGATTGGTCTGATTACGCTGATCGGTTTGTCGGCCAAGAATGCGATCCTGATCGTAGAATTCGCCAAAGAGCGTGTCGACAGGGGAATGGATCTCATTACTGCTGCCGTGGAAGCCGCTAAGCTGCGTTTACGCCCGATTATCATGACATCCATGGCCTTCCTGCTGGGGATCCTGCCGCTGGTATTTTCTTCCGGCGCTGGTGCAGAGGCGCGTAAAACCATGGGCTGGACTGTATTAGGTGGTATGTTTACCGCTACCTTCCTGGCAATATTCATTGTGCCGGTATTGTACGTGGTAATCACCAGGCTGGCTTATGGTAAAGAGAAACTGCGCAGAATGAAAGAACAATATCAATCCGTACCTGAGCACGATGTGCAGGGACGAGTATAG